In the genome of Microbacterium saperdae, one region contains:
- a CDS encoding metal-sensitive transcriptional regulator yields MIEDIKKRALHRTSILEGQMRGVARMIENEEYCMDIITQSRAIQRSLESLNRLLLENHLRTHVTHMFEEGGEERDKAVLELLKAFDFDSK; encoded by the coding sequence GTGATCGAAGACATCAAGAAGCGCGCGCTGCACCGCACCAGCATCCTCGAGGGTCAGATGCGCGGCGTCGCGCGGATGATCGAGAACGAGGAGTACTGCATGGACATCATCACGCAGTCGCGTGCCATCCAGCGCTCCCTGGAATCGCTCAACCGCCTGCTGCTCGAGAACCATCTGCGCACGCACGTCACGCACATGTTCGAGGAGGGCGGCGAGGAGCGGGACAAGGCGGTCCTCGAATTGCTCAAAGCCTTCGACTTCGATTCGAAGTAG
- a CDS encoding amino acid permease: MSGQNSGARKVSGATYTRAGSEYFEKRTLKRSAGVWGLWGLAVAAVISGDFSGWNFGIDFAGFGGMLIAFVILVLMYYGMIFAIGEMAAMMPHTGGAYSFARSAMGPWGGLVTGAAETIEYVATTAVIVYFSASYANGITSELLGLQLPGWVWYLILYIVFIALNSAGAAISFRFAIVVSIISIGIIVVFSLMAIFSGAFSWDALWNIAPDEGQTEFLPHGVLPILFALPFAMWFFLGIEELPLAAEESHNPTRDIPKAGFWARGTLIVTGLLVLFLNTGVIGAEATGKAGEPLLDGFRAIVGDQFAAVLALFALIGLLASLQGIMFAYGRNMYSLSRAGYYPRFLSLTGKRQTPWVALVVGAAIGFVALIVLDVLAAVDAKGAGTVAGAIVLNIAVWGAVLAYGLQLISFMILRKKYPNVDRPYRSPWGIPGAALALVIAALIFVGFLLNPTFGPAIIAIAIVYVVILLGFALFFRHRLVLSPEEEYALSGGSHGDPQAEGYDAMEGEVFGKGK; encoded by the coding sequence ATGTCTGGACAGAACAGCGGTGCCCGCAAGGTCTCCGGAGCGACCTATACACGCGCCGGCAGCGAGTACTTCGAAAAACGGACGCTCAAGCGATCGGCCGGAGTGTGGGGTCTGTGGGGCCTCGCCGTCGCCGCCGTGATCTCCGGCGACTTCTCCGGCTGGAACTTCGGCATCGACTTCGCCGGCTTCGGCGGCATGCTGATCGCTTTCGTGATCCTCGTGCTCATGTACTACGGGATGATCTTCGCGATCGGCGAGATGGCCGCCATGATGCCGCACACCGGCGGGGCGTACTCCTTCGCGCGATCCGCGATGGGCCCGTGGGGCGGACTCGTCACGGGCGCAGCCGAGACCATCGAGTACGTCGCGACCACGGCGGTGATCGTCTACTTCTCGGCGTCGTATGCGAACGGCATCACCAGTGAACTGCTCGGACTCCAACTGCCGGGCTGGGTCTGGTACCTGATCCTGTACATCGTGTTCATCGCACTGAACTCCGCCGGAGCGGCGATCTCCTTCCGCTTCGCGATCGTGGTCTCGATCATCTCGATCGGCATCATCGTGGTGTTCTCGCTGATGGCGATCTTCTCCGGCGCGTTCAGCTGGGACGCGCTGTGGAACATCGCCCCGGATGAGGGTCAGACCGAGTTCCTGCCGCACGGCGTGCTGCCGATCCTGTTCGCTCTGCCCTTCGCCATGTGGTTCTTCCTCGGCATCGAGGAGCTTCCGCTCGCGGCCGAGGAGTCGCACAACCCGACGCGCGACATCCCGAAGGCCGGATTCTGGGCCCGCGGCACGCTGATCGTCACCGGACTCCTCGTGCTCTTCCTCAACACCGGCGTCATCGGCGCCGAGGCGACGGGCAAGGCCGGAGAGCCTCTGCTCGACGGCTTCCGTGCGATCGTCGGCGACCAGTTCGCCGCCGTGCTCGCCCTGTTCGCCCTGATCGGACTGCTCGCCTCGCTGCAGGGGATCATGTTCGCCTACGGACGCAACATGTACTCGCTGTCCCGCGCCGGCTACTACCCGCGCTTCCTGTCGCTGACGGGCAAGCGTCAGACCCCGTGGGTCGCTCTCGTCGTGGGCGCCGCGATCGGCTTCGTCGCTCTCATCGTGCTCGACGTCCTCGCGGCCGTCGACGCGAAGGGCGCGGGTACCGTCGCGGGTGCGATCGTGCTGAACATCGCCGTCTGGGGAGCCGTGCTCGCCTATGGCCTCCAGCTCATCTCGTTCATGATCCTGCGCAAGAAGTACCCGAACGTCGACCGTCCGTACCGCAGCCCCTGGGGCATCCCCGGTGCGGCCCTCGCGCTGGTGATCGCCGCGCTGATCTTCGTGGGCTTCCTGCTCAACCCGACGTTCGGACCGGCGATCATCGCGATCGCGATCGTCTACGTCGTCATCCTGCTCGGCTTCGCGCTGTTCTTCCGCCACCGCCTCGTGCTCTCGCCCGAGGAGGAGTATGCACTCTCGGGCGGCTCGCACGGAGACCCGCAGGCCGAGGGCTACGACGCCATGGAGGGCGAGGTGTTCGGCAAGGGCAAGTGA
- a CDS encoding gamma-glutamyl-gamma-aminobutyrate hydrolase family protein, with protein MASRGSESAPLVGVTTYLERAQQGVWDVRAAFLPEQYLTGVTSAGGIALLLPPQDPESADAAIAGLDGLILSGGADVAPELYGAERHPTTDPARVDRDSWELALFRAAERRRMPVLAICRGLQLVNVARGGTLQQHLPESLGTERYRIGGGVFAENQVAVARDTALAAVLGEDAVSVRSYHHQGIDRLGEGLVAAAHSDDGLVQAFVDTQGGSHVVGIQWHPEEDAEDRRLFQDLVTQARAFARQKEGTS; from the coding sequence GTGGCTTCGAGAGGCTCTGAGAGCGCGCCGCTGGTCGGCGTCACCACCTACCTCGAGCGGGCGCAGCAGGGCGTCTGGGATGTGCGGGCGGCATTCCTCCCCGAGCAGTACCTCACCGGCGTGACCTCGGCCGGCGGCATCGCGCTGCTGCTGCCGCCGCAGGATCCGGAGTCCGCGGATGCGGCGATCGCCGGGCTCGACGGGCTGATCCTCTCGGGTGGCGCGGATGTGGCGCCCGAGCTGTACGGGGCGGAGCGGCATCCGACGACCGACCCCGCCCGCGTCGACAGGGACTCCTGGGAGCTCGCGCTGTTCCGCGCGGCCGAGCGCCGGCGCATGCCCGTGCTCGCGATCTGCCGCGGCCTGCAACTGGTCAACGTCGCGCGCGGCGGAACCCTGCAGCAGCACCTGCCGGAGTCTCTGGGGACCGAGCGCTACCGGATCGGTGGAGGCGTCTTCGCCGAGAACCAGGTCGCGGTCGCCCGCGACACCGCGCTCGCCGCCGTGCTCGGAGAGGACGCGGTCTCGGTGCGCAGTTACCACCACCAGGGCATCGACCGGCTGGGCGAGGGGCTCGTCGCCGCGGCACACTCCGACGACGGTCTGGTGCAGGCCTTCGTCGACACCCAGGGCGGCAGTCACGTGGTCGGCATCCAATGGCACCCCGAGGAGGATGCCGAGGATCGTCGGCTCTTCCAGGATCTCGTCACACAGGCCCGTGCGTTCGCGCGGCAGAAGGAAGGCACGTCATGA
- a CDS encoding 3-oxoacyl-ACP reductase: MSIDLTQRLRDKVAIITGGASGIGFATAQRFAAEGAFVVIADVDPTSGEAAAAQVGGVFRPVDVADEAKVNALFDGVAAEFGRIDIAFNNAGISPADDDSIETTELPAWDRVQDVNLKSVYLCSRAALRHMVPAGRGSIINTASFVALLGSATSQISYTASKGGVLAMSRELGVQFARQGVRVNALCPGPVNTPLLQELFAKDPERAQRRLVHVPMGRFAEPEELAAAVAFLASDDSSFITASAFVVDGGITNAYVTPL; the protein is encoded by the coding sequence ATGAGCATCGATCTGACCCAGCGACTCCGTGACAAGGTCGCGATCATCACCGGCGGGGCGAGCGGCATCGGCTTCGCCACCGCGCAGCGATTCGCCGCCGAGGGCGCCTTCGTCGTGATCGCCGACGTCGACCCCACCTCGGGTGAGGCGGCGGCAGCGCAGGTCGGCGGGGTGTTCCGTCCCGTCGACGTCGCCGATGAGGCCAAGGTGAACGCGCTGTTCGACGGCGTCGCCGCTGAGTTCGGCCGCATCGACATCGCCTTCAACAATGCCGGGATCTCGCCGGCAGACGACGACTCGATCGAGACGACCGAGCTGCCGGCCTGGGATCGGGTGCAGGACGTGAACCTGAAGAGCGTGTACCTGTGCAGCCGGGCGGCGCTGCGGCACATGGTGCCCGCCGGCCGCGGCTCCATCATCAACACCGCCTCTTTCGTGGCGCTGCTCGGATCGGCGACGTCGCAGATCAGCTACACCGCCTCCAAGGGTGGAGTGCTGGCCATGTCGCGTGAGCTCGGCGTGCAGTTCGCCCGGCAGGGTGTGCGCGTGAACGCGCTCTGCCCCGGACCGGTGAACACCCCGCTGCTGCAGGAGCTCTTCGCGAAGGACCCTGAGCGCGCGCAGCGCCGCCTCGTGCACGTGCCGATGGGGCGCTTCGCCGAGCCCGAGGAGCTCGCCGCGGCCGTGGCCTTCCTCGCCTCGGACGACTCCTCCTTCATCACCGCGAGCGCCTTCGTCGTCGACGGCGGCATCACCAACGCCTACGTCACCCCGCTGTGA
- a CDS encoding glutamine synthetase family protein yields MAKPVGRSLHHDDGSEKMSGNLSIEQLDAGIAAGEIDTVIVAFADAQGRLVGKRVSARLFQEDILHHGAEACDYLLSVDVDMNTVDGYAMSGWNRGYGDMVLRPDVATLRRMPWLEGSVLIMADLVWQNGEPVGPSPRAILDRQRDRLAERGWTAFSGTELEFIVFENTYRDAWARKYEGLTPATDYNVDYNLQASTRMEPLLRDIRLGMDGAGLYCEGVKGECNLGQQEIAFRYAEVRETADQHVIYKNGAKEIAAQHGQSLTFMAKFNEREGNSCHIHLSLRADDGTPVMAGDGEHGFSPVMEHWIAGILATLREFTLLYAPNINSYKRFAKGSFAPTGVAWGIDNRTCALRVIGSGSGLRVENRVPGGDVNPYMGISAIIAGGLYGIENELALPERFEGNAYEAGVDHLPTTLREAAQLFSESRIAREAFGDDVVDHYLNQARIELEAYDAAVTDWERVRGFERL; encoded by the coding sequence ATGGCGAAGCCGGTCGGTCGATCGCTTCACCACGACGACGGGAGCGAGAAGATGTCGGGAAACCTCAGCATCGAGCAGCTGGATGCCGGCATCGCCGCCGGCGAGATCGACACGGTGATCGTGGCCTTCGCCGATGCGCAGGGACGGCTGGTGGGAAAGCGGGTCTCCGCTCGCCTGTTCCAGGAGGACATCCTGCACCACGGCGCCGAGGCCTGCGACTACCTGCTCTCCGTCGATGTCGACATGAACACGGTCGACGGCTACGCGATGTCGGGATGGAACCGCGGGTACGGAGACATGGTGCTGCGCCCCGATGTCGCGACACTGCGGCGGATGCCGTGGCTCGAGGGCAGCGTGCTGATCATGGCCGACCTGGTCTGGCAGAACGGCGAGCCCGTCGGGCCCTCGCCGCGCGCGATCCTCGACCGCCAACGCGACCGGCTCGCCGAGCGCGGATGGACGGCCTTCTCCGGGACGGAGCTCGAGTTCATCGTGTTCGAGAACACCTACCGCGACGCCTGGGCGCGCAAGTACGAGGGGCTGACGCCTGCTACCGACTACAACGTCGACTACAACCTGCAGGCATCCACGCGCATGGAGCCGCTGTTGCGCGACATCCGCCTCGGGATGGACGGCGCCGGTCTCTACTGCGAGGGCGTGAAGGGCGAGTGCAACCTCGGGCAGCAGGAGATCGCATTCCGCTACGCCGAGGTGCGCGAGACCGCCGACCAGCACGTGATCTACAAGAACGGAGCGAAGGAGATCGCCGCCCAGCACGGGCAGTCGCTCACCTTCATGGCGAAGTTCAACGAGCGCGAGGGCAACAGCTGTCACATCCATCTCTCGCTGCGCGCCGACGATGGCACGCCGGTGATGGCCGGGGACGGAGAGCACGGGTTCAGCCCGGTGATGGAGCACTGGATCGCGGGCATCCTGGCCACCCTGCGCGAGTTCACGCTGCTCTACGCGCCCAACATCAACTCCTACAAGCGCTTCGCGAAGGGGAGCTTCGCGCCGACCGGTGTGGCCTGGGGCATCGACAACCGCACCTGCGCCCTGCGCGTGATCGGCAGCGGATCGGGGCTGCGCGTCGAGAACCGGGTGCCCGGCGGCGACGTGAATCCGTACATGGGCATCTCGGCGATCATCGCGGGAGGACTGTACGGCATCGAGAACGAGCTGGCCCTGCCTGAGCGGTTCGAGGGCAACGCCTATGAGGCCGGCGTCGATCACCTGCCGACGACGCTGCGCGAGGCTGCGCAGCTGTTCAGCGAGTCGCGGATCGCCAGGGAGGCGTTCGGCGACGACGTCGTGGACCACTATCTGAACCAGGCGCGCATCGAGCTGGAAGCCTACGATGCCGCCGTGACCGACTGGGAGCGCGTCCGTGGCTTCGAGAGGCTCTGA
- a CDS encoding FadR/GntR family transcriptional regulator gives MSEHPADGDLVEVRRAVYRPLRRGNALEDTVARLVQTIRLGVVAPGESLPPERELAASFEVSRDTVREAIKELADAGYLIARRGRYGGTFVADPLPQPAEAAGVTAAELDDVLGLRRVLETGAARAAASRSLDAATRADLWARHEAALPAGPEEYRRLDTLFHLAIAEAAGIPSLVALAAENRADVNAWLDTFPLMPRNIQHSGEQHERIVTAILAGQPEAAEEAMRDHLAGSEALLRGFLV, from the coding sequence ATGAGCGAGCACCCCGCGGACGGCGACCTGGTCGAAGTCCGGCGCGCGGTCTATCGGCCGCTGCGGCGCGGCAACGCCCTCGAGGACACGGTGGCTCGCCTGGTGCAGACGATCCGCCTCGGCGTGGTCGCTCCGGGGGAGTCGTTGCCCCCGGAGCGCGAGCTCGCCGCCTCGTTCGAGGTGAGTCGCGACACCGTGCGCGAGGCGATCAAGGAGCTCGCCGATGCCGGGTACCTGATCGCGCGCCGCGGCCGCTACGGCGGCACGTTCGTGGCGGATCCGCTGCCGCAGCCCGCGGAGGCGGCCGGGGTCACGGCGGCGGAACTGGACGACGTGCTCGGGCTCCGGCGTGTGCTCGAGACCGGTGCCGCCCGGGCTGCCGCGAGCCGCTCGCTGGACGCGGCGACCAGAGCGGACCTCTGGGCACGCCATGAGGCGGCACTCCCGGCCGGGCCGGAGGAGTACCGCCGCCTGGACACGCTCTTCCACCTCGCGATCGCCGAGGCCGCCGGCATCCCCTCGCTGGTCGCGCTCGCCGCCGAGAACCGCGCCGATGTGAACGCCTGGCTCGACACCTTCCCGCTCATGCCGCGGAACATCCAGCACTCCGGCGAGCAGCACGAGCGCATCGTGACCGCGATCCTGGCCGGGCAGCCCGAGGCGGCCGAAGAGGCGATGCGCGATCATCTGGCCGGGTCGGAGGCGCTGCTCCGCGGCTTTCTGGTCTGA
- a CDS encoding DUF445 domain-containing protein — translation MPRTPMAMLSPADQVRLRALRRMKAVALGALIFMAIAFVIAFMFQERQPWLAYVRAAAEGGMVGALADWFAVTALFRRPLGLPIPHTAIIPNRKDEIGRTLGEFVETNFLAADVVRTKLSSTAIAQRAGEWLREAPHAERVGAEGATIATAVLNALSDDDVRDLISDLAREHLVTPEWGPPAGAWLEKIVEADAHHGAVDLAADSIARWLEVNAESFSGLVSRRLPSWVPRLAHRFVDDTVYNEAVKFVHAVQADPHHPARLAVDGYLARLADSLQNDPATRAKLENAKASLFDSPRVGALAAEAWNTAKNGLLTALADPESGLRRRAVQALQEVGERLTTDAALQTRVDTWVSDAAVFLVDRYRHDIASIITDTVERWDPAETTEKIELMVGRDLQYIRLNGTFVGALAGLAIFTIAHALIPGV, via the coding sequence ATGCCGCGAACACCGATGGCGATGCTGTCTCCCGCCGACCAGGTCCGACTGCGCGCACTGCGGCGCATGAAGGCGGTGGCGCTCGGTGCCCTGATCTTCATGGCGATCGCGTTCGTGATCGCGTTCATGTTCCAGGAGCGACAGCCGTGGCTGGCGTACGTGCGCGCCGCGGCCGAGGGCGGCATGGTCGGTGCACTGGCCGACTGGTTCGCGGTCACCGCGCTGTTCCGCCGTCCGCTCGGACTCCCGATCCCGCACACCGCGATCATCCCGAACCGCAAGGACGAGATCGGCCGCACGCTCGGGGAGTTCGTCGAGACGAACTTCCTGGCAGCCGACGTGGTGCGCACCAAGCTGTCGAGCACGGCGATCGCCCAGCGCGCCGGCGAGTGGCTGCGCGAGGCCCCGCATGCCGAACGCGTGGGCGCCGAGGGGGCGACCATCGCGACAGCGGTGCTGAACGCCCTGAGCGACGATGATGTGCGCGACCTCATCTCGGATCTCGCCCGCGAGCACCTCGTCACCCCGGAGTGGGGCCCGCCCGCCGGTGCGTGGCTGGAGAAGATCGTGGAGGCGGATGCCCACCACGGCGCCGTCGATCTCGCCGCCGACAGCATCGCCCGGTGGTTGGAGGTCAACGCCGAGTCGTTCAGCGGTCTCGTCTCACGCCGCCTCCCCTCGTGGGTACCGCGTCTCGCGCACCGCTTCGTCGATGACACGGTCTACAACGAGGCCGTGAAGTTCGTGCACGCGGTGCAGGCCGACCCGCATCACCCCGCCCGGCTCGCGGTCGACGGCTACCTCGCACGTCTGGCCGACAGCCTGCAGAACGACCCGGCCACCCGCGCCAAGCTCGAGAACGCGAAGGCATCGCTGTTCGACAGCCCCCGCGTCGGCGCGCTGGCGGCTGAAGCCTGGAACACCGCGAAGAACGGCCTGCTCACCGCCCTCGCCGACCCCGAGAGCGGCCTGCGCCGCCGGGCCGTGCAGGCGTTGCAGGAGGTGGGCGAGCGTCTGACGACGGATGCCGCACTGCAGACCCGCGTCGACACCTGGGTGTCCGATGCCGCGGTCTTCCTGGTCGACCGCTACCGCCACGACATCGCTTCGATCATCACCGACACCGTCGAGCGCTGGGATCCCGCCGAGACGACCGAGAAGATCGAGCTCATGGTCGGCCGCGACCTGCAGTACATCCGCCTGAACGGCACGTTCGTCGGTGCCCTCGCCGGCCTGGCGATCTTCACCATCGCCCACGCCCTGATCCCCGGAGTCTGA
- a CDS encoding ABC transporter ATP-binding protein, translating into MPGTLPASTTPDPTATVETPAVTGAVHIDGVTKRYGSAVAVDDLTLDVQPGEFLSLLGPSGCGKTTTLRMIAGFEYPDAGDIRISGRSVLNLPPYRREVNTVFQAYALFPHLTVAENVAYGLQQRRVPKAEQRERVSEALDMVQLRSFADRKPTQLSGGQQQRIALSRALINRPSVLLLDEPLAALDRQLREEMQLELKLLQARLGTTFVFVTHDQAEALSMSDRIAVMRAGRIEQLDAPAAIYAEPASAYVASFIGQQNFVHGTVRADGAAVDTAIGAIAGRWGGERVAAGQPAVAAIRPEYVRLEHGEGAGVPGRVLGVSHLGETLQVAVRVAGDATFLSRMPAPTAPSVEVDDEVRCLWDPADARLFAADGIPTTATHVIALPKEGGR; encoded by the coding sequence ATGCCCGGTACTCTGCCTGCATCGACGACGCCTGATCCGACGGCGACGGTCGAGACGCCCGCCGTCACCGGCGCTGTCCACATCGACGGCGTCACCAAGCGCTACGGATCCGCGGTCGCGGTCGATGATCTGACGCTCGACGTGCAACCGGGGGAGTTCCTCTCCCTGCTCGGCCCGTCCGGCTGCGGCAAGACCACGACCCTGCGCATGATCGCGGGCTTCGAGTATCCGGATGCCGGCGACATCCGCATCTCCGGACGCAGCGTGCTGAACCTGCCGCCGTATCGGCGCGAGGTCAACACGGTCTTCCAGGCCTATGCGCTGTTCCCGCACCTCACGGTCGCCGAGAACGTCGCCTACGGCCTGCAGCAGCGCCGCGTGCCGAAGGCCGAGCAGCGCGAGCGGGTGAGTGAAGCGCTCGACATGGTGCAGCTGCGCAGCTTCGCCGACCGCAAGCCGACGCAGCTCTCGGGTGGCCAGCAGCAGCGCATCGCACTCTCGCGCGCTCTGATCAACCGGCCGAGCGTGCTGCTGCTCGACGAGCCGCTCGCCGCCCTCGACCGCCAGCTGCGCGAGGAGATGCAGCTCGAGCTCAAGCTGCTGCAGGCGCGGCTGGGCACCACGTTCGTGTTCGTCACGCACGACCAGGCCGAGGCGCTGTCGATGAGCGACCGGATCGCGGTGATGCGGGCGGGCCGGATCGAGCAGCTCGACGCCCCGGCCGCGATCTACGCCGAGCCGGCATCCGCGTATGTCGCCTCGTTCATCGGGCAGCAGAACTTCGTGCACGGCACGGTGCGTGCAGACGGCGCTGCCGTCGACACCGCCATCGGGGCGATCGCCGGCCGCTGGGGTGGGGAGCGCGTCGCCGCCGGGCAGCCGGCCGTCGCCGCCATCCGCCCCGAGTACGTGCGCCTGGAGCACGGGGAGGGAGCGGGCGTGCCCGGACGCGTGCTCGGCGTCTCGCACCTCGGAGAGACCCTGCAGGTCGCGGTGCGTGTCGCGGGAGACGCGACCTTCCTGTCGCGGATGCCGGCGCCGACCGCCCCGAGCGTCGAGGTCGACGACGAGGTGCGCTGCCTGTGGGATCCGGCCGACGCCCGGCTCTTCGCCGCCGACGGCATCCCCACAACCGCCACGCACGTGATCGCGCTGCCGAAGGAGGGCGGCCGGTGA
- a CDS encoding polyamine ABC transporter substrate-binding protein, giving the protein MTGAPPVRVLAHRSAARVIRTELTRRGFLATALAAGGAVLLSACTPGQNAAAVHAKGGPLEDRLSIYSWGDYDAPEVLEQFTAESGPRIVLDAFNSNEELIAKLVAARGTSGYDIVVPTGVFVGPMAENGLLQKFNLDLIPNMSHVAPEFRGRSWDPGNEYSVCKAWGTTGFVYDKTVISRELTTWSDFIDAAQNEASGSTSVLDDPAPLLGIYFWANGIDWTTTDPDDLDAVEKFLVKDLAPHVSAFDSYPGGSSIPQGSHALLQSYNGDARLGIFESGDPDRWQWVLGSPATELWMDNWAIAAGAPHPEAAHAFINFVLQPDVQLAQVDYIGYDTGISGIREEAEAAGLERLDMVFFDEKQVETMHEGKLTDAQDRVVSIWNSMKAAAGA; this is encoded by the coding sequence GTGACGGGTGCTCCTCCGGTCCGCGTCCTCGCGCACCGGAGCGCCGCGCGGGTGATCCGCACAGAGCTCACCCGTCGCGGGTTCCTCGCCACCGCGCTCGCCGCGGGAGGAGCCGTGCTGCTCTCCGCCTGCACCCCCGGGCAGAACGCCGCGGCGGTGCACGCCAAGGGCGGACCGCTCGAGGACCGGCTGTCGATCTACAGCTGGGGCGACTACGACGCCCCCGAAGTGCTCGAGCAGTTCACGGCCGAGAGCGGCCCCCGCATCGTGCTCGACGCCTTCAACTCGAACGAGGAGCTGATCGCGAAGCTGGTCGCCGCGCGCGGCACCTCCGGGTACGACATCGTGGTGCCCACCGGCGTCTTCGTCGGGCCGATGGCCGAGAACGGACTCCTGCAGAAGTTCAACCTCGATCTGATCCCGAACATGTCGCACGTGGCGCCGGAGTTCCGCGGACGCTCCTGGGACCCGGGCAACGAGTACTCGGTGTGCAAGGCCTGGGGGACCACGGGCTTCGTCTACGACAAGACGGTCATCTCCCGCGAGCTCACGACCTGGAGCGACTTCATCGACGCCGCCCAGAACGAGGCATCCGGGTCGACGTCGGTGCTCGACGATCCCGCGCCGCTGCTGGGCATCTATTTCTGGGCGAACGGCATCGACTGGACGACGACGGATCCGGACGACCTGGATGCGGTCGAGAAGTTCCTGGTGAAGGATCTGGCTCCGCACGTCTCGGCGTTCGACTCGTATCCGGGTGGCTCGTCGATCCCGCAGGGCTCGCACGCACTCCTGCAGTCGTACAACGGCGACGCACGCCTGGGCATCTTCGAATCCGGCGATCCGGACCGCTGGCAGTGGGTGCTCGGCAGCCCGGCGACGGAACTGTGGATGGACAACTGGGCGATCGCCGCCGGGGCTCCGCATCCCGAGGCCGCGCACGCATTCATCAACTTCGTGCTGCAGCCCGATGTGCAGCTCGCGCAGGTCGACTACATCGGCTACGACACCGGGATCAGCGGCATCCGCGAAGAGGCGGAGGCCGCGGGTCTCGAACGGCTCGACATGGTGTTCTTCGACGAGAAGCAGGTGGAGACCATGCATGAAGGCAAGCTCACGGATGCGCAGGACCGCGTCGTCTCGATCTGGAACTCGATGAAGGCGGCCGCCGGTGCCTAA
- a CDS encoding aldehyde dehydrogenase family protein, with product MSAFTVINPATGASIREVSRAGVAETDAAIARAVAAQRRWAALAPVARADALRSFARTVEGAAEELAQLEVLNSGHPIGSARWEAGHVAQVLNYYSADPERLSGRQIPVSGGLDVTFHDPYGVVGVIVPWNFPMTIAAWAFAPALAAGNAVVLKPAELTPLTAVRLGELAREAGLPEGLFEVVTGSGSVVGQRLVDHPDVRKVVFTGSTEVGIEVAAGCARALKPVTLELGGKSANIVFEDADLERAAGAVPGSVFDNAGQDCCARSRLLVQRSVYDRFLELLEPAVAAWRVGDPGRDDTDMGPLISAGHRDTVADFLDGADIAFRGTAPQGDGFWFAPAVVLADPGDRIAQQEIFGPVVAVMPFDDEADAIRLANDTIYGLAGSLWTENLGRAVRVARGVRSGVLSVNSHSSVRYATPFGGMKASGLGRELGPDAAEHFTETKNVFFATDPH from the coding sequence ATGAGCGCGTTCACGGTGATCAACCCGGCGACGGGAGCATCCATCCGCGAGGTGTCCCGCGCGGGAGTGGCCGAGACGGATGCCGCGATCGCCAGGGCCGTCGCGGCGCAGCGGCGCTGGGCGGCGCTCGCCCCCGTGGCGCGTGCCGATGCGCTGCGCTCCTTCGCCCGCACGGTCGAGGGGGCAGCGGAGGAACTCGCGCAGCTGGAGGTGCTCAACTCCGGGCATCCGATCGGGTCGGCGCGCTGGGAGGCCGGCCACGTCGCCCAGGTGCTCAACTACTACTCCGCCGATCCGGAGCGGCTGTCCGGTCGTCAGATCCCGGTGTCCGGCGGGCTCGACGTGACCTTCCACGACCCCTACGGCGTGGTGGGGGTGATCGTGCCGTGGAACTTCCCGATGACGATCGCCGCCTGGGCGTTCGCTCCGGCGCTCGCCGCGGGCAATGCGGTGGTGCTCAAGCCCGCCGAGCTGACCCCGCTGACGGCGGTCCGTCTCGGAGAGCTCGCACGCGAGGCCGGTCTGCCCGAGGGGCTGTTCGAGGTCGTCACCGGCTCGGGTTCCGTGGTCGGACAGCGGCTGGTCGATCACCCCGATGTGCGCAAGGTCGTGTTCACCGGATCCACCGAGGTGGGCATCGAGGTCGCAGCGGGATGTGCGCGCGCGCTGAAGCCCGTGACCCTGGAGCTCGGCGGCAAGAGCGCCAACATCGTGTTCGAGGATGCCGATCTCGAGCGGGCTGCCGGCGCGGTGCCCGGCTCCGTGTTCGACAACGCCGGTCAGGACTGCTGCGCTCGCAGCCGCCTGCTGGTGCAGCGCTCGGTCTACGACCGGTTCCTCGAGCTGTTGGAGCCGGCGGTCGCCGCGTGGCGCGTGGGCGATCCGGGCCGCGATGACACCGACATGGGGCCGCTCATCTCCGCCGGGCACCGGGACACGGTCGCGGACTTCCTCGACGGTGCCGACATCGCGTTCCGCGGCACAGCCCCTCAGGGGGACGGTTTCTGGTTCGCACCGGCCGTCGTGCTCGCGGACCCCGGCGACCGCATCGCGCAGCAGGAGATCTTCGGTCCCGTCGTGGCCGTCATGCCGTTCGACGATGAGGCGGATGCGATCCGTCTCGCCAACGACACCATCTACGGTCTCGCGGGTTCGCTGTGGACCGAGAACCTCGGTCGCGCCGTGCGCGTGGCGCGCGGTGTGCGCAGCGGAGTGCTGTCGGTGAACTCGCACTCCTCGGTCCGCTACGCGACACCCTTCGGCGGGATGAAGGCCTCCGGCCTCGGGCGCGAGCTCGGACCGGATGCGGCCGAGCATTTCACCGAGACCAAGAACGTCTTCTTCGCCACAGACCCCCACTGA